Proteins co-encoded in one Puntigrus tetrazona isolate hp1 chromosome 20, ASM1883169v1, whole genome shotgun sequence genomic window:
- the serpina10a gene encoding serpin peptidase inhibitor, clade A (alpha-1 antiproteinase, antitrypsin), member 10a translates to MKIAIFSLLVRASLLAVSVLGQTTDVEELASKNADFATRLYSKIASSNDDNVAISTFGTTLALATLAAGAGGATRTELLHGIEVASMQKDEEPERIPTLLKQLRETTSQIQATGLFMKQDVKADDGFSSRVKQFYNADVQNVNFASGQQAKESIDIYVREQTGDKVKDVVENVDPQSMSMIISGAFFTGQWLQPFNVTFTQEERFYVNKYKIVQVPMMLRSGKYHLAYDPSLKVGILKLPCEEGIAMLVLLPDEDVDYTYVDESMTGQVFRGWVKKLKKTKLEIQLPRFSLKQSNSLSMSLPGLGIKAIFGNTSDLSGISSDEGLKLSEVVQKVTVEVDETGGSVSDASSSLFMTPLPPRLTFNRPFIFVVYHEATQCILYIGRVVDPTKN, encoded by the exons ATGAAGATTGCTATCTTCTCCCTCTTGGTCAGAGCATCTCTCCTCGCTGTGTCCGTTCTTGGGCAAACCACAGACGTTGAGGAGCTTGCCAGTAAGAACGCCGACTTTGCTACCCGGTTGTACAGCAAGATTGCGAGCTCAAATGATGACAATGTAGCCATTTCGACCTTCGGGACCACCTTGGCCTTGGCAACATTAGCAGCTGGGGCTGGTGGGGCTACTCGCACCGAGCTGCTACACGGTATAGAAGTGGCCTCCATGCAGAAAGATGAAGAGCCCGAAAGGATTCCGACCCTTCTCAAGCAGCTGAGGGAGACCACTTCTCAAATCCAGGCCACTGGCCTCTTCATGAAGCAGGACGTCAAGGCAGATGACGGCTTCAGCAGCCGAGTTAAGCAGTTTTATAATGCAGATGttcaaaatgtgaattttgccAGTGGACAGCAGGCCAAAGAAAGCATTGATATTTACGTAAGAGAACAAACAGGGGACAAGGTCAAAGATGTGGTGGAGAATGTAGATCCACAAAGCATGTCAATGATAATCAGTGGGGCTTTCTTCACAG GTCAGTGGCTGCAACCCTTCAACGTTACCTTCACCCAAGAAGAGCGTTTCTATGTAAACAAGTATAAGATCGTGCAAGTGCCCATGATGCTTCGTTCGGGCAAATACCACCTGGCCTATGACCCCTCGTTAAAGGTTGGCATTCTGAAACTGCCCTGTGAGGAGGGCATTGCCATGCTCGTCCTTCTTCCAGATGAAGATGTGGACTACACCTATGTTGATGAATCCATGACTGGTCAAGTGTTTCGTGGATGggttaaaaagctgaaaaagac GAAGCTGGAGATTCAGTTGCCCAGATTTTCACTGAAGCAGTCCAACTCACTGAGTATGAGTCTGCCCGGCCTGGGTATTAAAGCGATCTTTGGGAATACTTCGGATCTTTCTGGAATCAGCAGCGATGAAGGCCTGAAACTGTCAGAG GTGGTACAGAAGGTCACTGTGGAGGTGGATGAGACCGGAGGCTCAGTGTCCGATGCCTCCAGCAGTCTGTTCATGACCCCTCTTCCTCCCAGGCTCACTTTCAATCGacctttcatttttgttgtctACCATGAGGCCACACAATGCATCCTCTACATAGGACGTGTGGTCGACCCAACTAAGAACTAA
- the tmem179aa gene encoding transmembrane protein 179 — protein MAVDNFLFGQCILYFLAFLFGFIAVVPLSENSDDFQGKCLLFTEGMWQNENMTMGKQRFIVEEWGPESSCRFITFVGIVSLILSAVQAWRTFFFLCKGHDDSLFHAFLNLLLCLLVVFVVFVAGTISSVGFSAWCDAVTENGAMPSSCEDLQDTDLELGVDNNSFYDQFAIAQFGLWSAWLCWLGLTVLAFLKVYHNHRQQELLDSLVQEKELLLGHPLQRSSYNRNAMI, from the exons ATGGCCGTCGATAATTTTCTCTTCGGCCAGTGCAtcctttattttttagcatttctttTCGGTTTCATCGCCGTCGTGCCGCTCTCTGAAAACAGCGATGACTTCCAGGGGAAATGCCTGCTGTTCACTGAGGGAATGTGGCAGAATGAGAACATGACGATGGGGAAACAGCGCTTTATAGTTGAAGAATGGGGACCGGAGTCATCCTGTCGCTTCATCACTTTCGTGGGCATCGTGTCTCTCATCCTGTCCGCTGTACAGGCGTGGCGGACCTTTTTCTTCCTCTGCAAAGGCCACGACGA CTCTCTTTTCCATGCCTTCTTGAATCTGCTCCTGTGCCTGTTGGTGGTATTTGTGGTGTTTGTGGCCGGTACCATCTCCAGCGTTGGCTTCAGTGCGTGGTGTGATGCTGTCACCGAAAATGGTGCCATGCCAAGCAG TTGTGAGGATCTGCAAGACACAGATTTAGAGCTTGGTGTCGACAACAACTCTTTTTACGACCAGTTTGCCATTGCACAG TTTGGCCTGTGGTCAGCCTGGTTATGCTGGTTGGGTCTAACGGTACTAGCCTTCCTAAAGGTTTACCATAACCACCGGCAGCAGGAGCTGCTAGACAGTCTTGTTCAAGAGAAGGAGCTCCTGCTAGGTCATCCTTTACAAAGGAGCTCTTACAACAGGAATGCCATGATTTAA
- the prph2lb gene encoding peripherin 2-like b yields the protein MAVLKVTFTKTNRDKLAQVLWVLNWVSVVTGVTLFSLGLFLKVEIVKRRELMSKEIVSVPNMLICVGLTACAINFLGGKICYDCVDTTKFLRWKLLMLPYIICTFFFTFCILVGALMCYSMRNDLEESLFLGLRDAMRYYKDTDMPGRCYIKRTMDMLQMQFQCCGNGGYRDWFHIQWISNRYLNMTDSEVVERLRSNVDGKYLIDGVPFSCCGLHSPRPCIQHQITNNSAHYNYDFQKEELNLNRRGCRQALLEHYTQIMQSIGLIVLIIWLFEVSVLTGVRYLQTAMENVLRLGDPDSESDGWLLENSIADTARYNFNIIKNLGKCYQVDDDPNIDVPSTSQQAQENVPVKQIPVAR from the exons ATGGCAGtcttaaaagtgacatttacgaagacaaacagagacaaactgGCCCAGGTTTTATGGGTCCTGAACTGGGTGTCTGTGGTAACAGGAGTCACGCTCTTCAGCCTGGGCCTGTTCTTAAAGGTGGAGATCGTGAAGAGACGGGAGCTGATGTCAAAAGAGATCGTGTCAGTTCCAAACATGCTTATCTGTGTTGGCTTGACTGCCTGTGCGATCAATTTCCTCGGGGGAAAGATCTGCTATGACTGTGTGGACACCACCAAGTTCTTGCGATGGAAGCTGCTGATGCTGCCTTACATCATATGTacctttttctttacattttgtatCCTCGTTGGAGCGCTGATGTGCTATAGCATGCGTAACGATCTGGAGGAGTCGCTGTTTTTAGGCTTGCGTGATGCCATGCGCTATTATAAGGACACGGACATGCCAGGCCGCTGCTACATCAAGCGCACAATGGACATGCTGCAGATGCAGTTTCAGTGCTGTGGCAACGGAGGCTATCGAGACTGGTTTCACATTCAGTGGATTAGCAACCGCTACCTCAATATGACCGATAGCGAAGTTGTGGA GCGACTGCGGAGTAATGTGGACGGGAAATATCTGATCGACGGAGTGCCGTTTAGCTGCTGTGGCCTGCATTCTCCTCGACCCTGCATCCAACATCAAATCACTAACAACTCAGCACACTATAATTACGACTTCCAGAAGGAGGAGCTGAACCTGAACCGGAGGGGCTGCAGACAAGCCCTGCTGGAGCACTACACACAGATAATGCAGTCTATCGGCTTAATCGTACTCATCATCTGGCTTTTTGAG GTGTCAGTGTTGACAGGAGTGCGTTATCTTCAGACCGCCATGGAGAATGTGCTGAGGTTAGGAGACCCTGACTCTGAGTCTGACGGCTGGCTTCTGGAGAACAGCATTGCGGACACTGCACGTTACAACTTCAACATCATTAAGAACCTGGGAAAGTGCTACCAGGTAGATGACGACCCCAATATAGATGTACCAAGCACCAGCCAGCAAGCACAAGAGAACGTGCCTGTAAAGCAAATCCCTGTGGCCCGGTAG
- the LOC122324437 gene encoding uncharacterized protein LOC122324437, whose protein sequence is MNAQTLSANATVSGIQLSVDFSEPIHYVLYAYHIIFATSAVLLSGSVVVGILKTKHLRIQNRFVFMLSTSMCDVITGLSAYYSGLFDVQEGFPSRNGTYNILPSFLGVNLLTFMFAQFDRYCAVCYPFYYERFVSRSLVIGLCSYSWFHASVLFQLVVNLIPPALANKLYAFSIATLQIVVLTNVALTIKLFFVARHQVARDPPSAERDSKAESLKIIIVVVISFLILWYPAFVNIVVKQISKYGIYFKNDGSNPFLIMARFNALSTSGLYVWGSPALRTAVWLIGWYKIFPRCTRRSNVHNGEVKIPAMPSIQRR, encoded by the exons ATGAACGCGCAGACTCTCTCCGCAAACGCCACCGTCTCTGGCATCCAGCTCTCTGTCGACTTCTCCGAGCCCATACACTACGTCCTATATGCTTACCACATCATATTCGCCACGAGCGCGGTGCTGCTGTCCGGATCTGTAGTCGTCGGAATCCTAAAAACGAAGCACCTCCGAATTCAGAACAGATTTGTGTTTATGCTGAGCACAAGCATGTGCGACGTTATCACGGGCCTGTCCGCCTATTACTCGGGTCTTTTCGACGTCCAAGAGGGATTCCCGTCCAGAAACGGAACGTACAATATTTTACCGTCTTTTCTGGGCGTAAACCTTTTAACGTTCATGTTTGCTCAGTTTGACCGATACTGCGCCGTGTGTTACCCCTTCTACTACGAGCGCTTCGTCTCGCGCTCTCTGGTCATCGGCTTGTGCTCGTACAGCTGGTTTCACGCCAGCGTCCTCTTCCAGCTGGTGGTGAATCTGATCCCGCCCGCTCTGGCCAACAAGCTGTACGCGTTCAGCATCGCCACGTTACAAATCGTCGTGCTGACCAACGTTGCGTTGACGATTAAACTGTTCTTCGTGGCCAGACACCAAGTCGCGCGAGACCCGCCGAGCGCGGAGAGGGACAGCAAGGCAGAGTCTTTAAAGATCATAATCGTCGTCGTAATTTCGTTTTTGATTCTCTGGTACCCGGCGTTTGTAAACATAGTCGTGAAGCAAATTTCGAAATacggcatttattttaaaaacgacGGCTCGAACCCGTTTTTAATAATGGCTCGTTTCAACGCCCTGTCTACCTCGGGGCTGTACGTTTGGGGCAGTCCGGCGTTACGCACCGCTGTGTGGCTCATCGGTTGGTACAAGATCTTTCCGCGGTGCACGAGAAG AAGTAATGTGCATAATGGAGAAGTAAAGATACCAGCGATGCCATCAATCCAGAGACGATAA